In Hamadaea flava, a genomic segment contains:
- a CDS encoding TetR/AcrR family transcriptional regulator, protein MAQDESAQLLWSRPSRRPKVTREQLAATALAIADAEGFEAATMRRIAGELGAGTMTLYHYVRSKAELRALMLDAIMAEQLVPAGELPAGDWRAALTALAHRTRAMFRRHPWALSGLAQAAGDTASAGAGAGGPHALLHFEQSLAAVASTGLPPSDRMDLISAVDEYVAGFVLKTDLEPGLESVPEEAGPHVAAYLDALVASGDYPHVAELLGTGDRWAALAGFGRSYSADERFDRGLNRLFDGVAAQLAALPD, encoded by the coding sequence ATGGCCCAGGACGAGTCCGCCCAGCTGCTCTGGTCCCGCCCGTCGCGGCGGCCCAAGGTGACGCGGGAGCAGCTCGCCGCCACGGCGTTGGCGATCGCCGACGCGGAGGGCTTCGAGGCCGCGACGATGCGCCGCATCGCCGGCGAGCTGGGCGCCGGGACGATGACCCTCTACCACTACGTACGCTCGAAGGCCGAGCTGCGGGCGCTCATGCTCGACGCGATCATGGCCGAGCAGCTGGTGCCGGCCGGGGAATTGCCCGCCGGGGACTGGCGGGCCGCGCTCACCGCGTTGGCGCACCGCACGCGGGCGATGTTCCGCCGTCATCCGTGGGCGCTGAGCGGACTGGCTCAGGCGGCCGGTGACACCGCCAGTGCCGGTGCGGGCGCCGGGGGTCCGCACGCGTTGCTCCACTTCGAGCAGTCGCTCGCCGCCGTCGCCTCGACCGGGCTGCCGCCGAGTGACCGGATGGACCTCATCTCGGCCGTCGACGAGTACGTCGCGGGGTTCGTGCTCAAGACCGACCTCGAACCGGGCCTCGAGTCCGTGCCGGAGGAGGCCGGGCCCCATGTCGCGGCATACCTCGACGCGCTCGTGGCCTCGGGCGACTATCCGCACGTCGCCGAGCTGCTCGGCACGGGTGACCGCTGGGCGGCCCTGGCAGGCTTCGGCCGCTCGTACTCAGCCGACGAGCGGTTCGACCGCGGGCTGAACCGGCTGTTCGACGGCGTCGCTGCGCAGCTCGCCGCGCTGCCGGATTAG
- a CDS encoding epoxide hydrolase family protein, with the protein MLSIEPFEISVDPQVLDDLRDRITRTRWPADAPEPGWDAGTEPAYLRRLLAAWHDFDWAAFERRLNELPHYRARIDDQWVHFIHVRSPHATQEPLPIALTHGWPGSFLEHLDLIPLLSDPADPADAFDVVIPSLPGFGFSDRPTRPGVVNAVVADRWQRLMTEGLGYERFGAHGSDIGAGVTAHLGVRHPGNLVGIHLSATAMPRPPEPWTEAERAYFATVDHWQAAEGAYAHQHATKPQTLSYGLTDSPAGLAGWIAEKYRDWSDSHGDPDGRIGLDRLLATLTLYWATGTIGSSTRMYYEHRRHGVLLDASRPIPVPAGFALFPNEFQPVPNPPRELADRFYQVERWRELPSGGHFPAIEEPRALAEEIRAFFRPLRPSSL; encoded by the coding sequence GTGTTGAGTATCGAACCCTTCGAGATCTCCGTCGACCCGCAGGTCCTCGACGACCTGCGCGACCGCATCACGCGTACGCGGTGGCCGGCCGACGCGCCGGAGCCGGGCTGGGACGCCGGGACGGAACCCGCGTACCTGCGGCGGCTGCTGGCCGCCTGGCATGACTTCGACTGGGCCGCGTTCGAGCGGCGACTCAACGAGCTTCCCCACTACCGCGCCCGAATCGACGACCAATGGGTCCACTTCATCCACGTACGCAGTCCACATGCGACGCAGGAGCCGCTGCCCATCGCGCTGACCCATGGCTGGCCCGGCAGCTTCCTCGAACACCTCGACCTCATCCCGCTGTTGTCCGATCCGGCGGATCCGGCCGACGCGTTCGACGTCGTCATTCCGTCGTTGCCCGGCTTCGGCTTCTCCGACCGCCCCACTCGGCCCGGCGTCGTCAACGCGGTCGTGGCCGATCGGTGGCAGCGACTCATGACCGAAGGGCTCGGCTACGAGCGGTTCGGGGCACACGGCAGCGACATCGGCGCCGGAGTCACCGCCCACCTGGGCGTACGCCATCCGGGCAACCTCGTCGGCATCCACCTCAGCGCCACCGCGATGCCCCGGCCGCCGGAACCGTGGACCGAGGCCGAACGGGCGTACTTCGCCACCGTGGATCACTGGCAGGCCGCCGAGGGCGCGTACGCCCACCAGCACGCCACGAAGCCGCAGACGCTGAGCTACGGGCTCACCGACTCCCCCGCCGGACTGGCCGGGTGGATCGCCGAGAAGTACCGCGACTGGTCGGACAGCCACGGCGACCCCGACGGCCGGATCGGGCTCGACCGGCTGCTGGCGACGCTCACCCTGTACTGGGCGACCGGCACGATCGGCTCCTCGACCCGGATGTACTACGAGCACCGGCGGCACGGCGTACTGCTCGACGCGTCGCGACCCATCCCGGTTCCGGCCGGATTCGCGTTGTTCCCGAACGAGTTCCAGCCGGTCCCGAATCCGCCGCGGGAGCTGGCCGACCGGTTCTACCAGGTCGAGCGTTGGCGCGAACTGCCCAGCGGCGGCCACTTCCCCGCCATCGAAGAACCACGGGCGCTCGCGGAGGAGATCCGGGCGTTCTTCCGGCCCCTCCGACCCTCTTCCCTTTAG
- a CDS encoding PadR family transcriptional regulator, whose product MLTLAILGFLYEEPLHGYELKERIQSLTGHVKAVSDGALYPALTRLETAGLLTKQTEPGASGAPRQTLSLTDAGRAELLRRLREPAPGEISDRNKYFTLLAFLRHLPDQAERDAVLQRRLDFLDAPARFFSAGGKTMRSSDLADPYRRGMIEIAKATRDAERAWLRSELGS is encoded by the coding sequence GTGCTGACGCTAGCGATCCTGGGCTTCCTCTACGAGGAGCCGCTGCACGGCTACGAGTTGAAGGAACGCATCCAGAGCCTGACCGGGCACGTCAAAGCGGTCAGCGACGGCGCGCTGTATCCCGCGCTGACCCGGTTGGAGACGGCGGGCCTGCTCACCAAGCAGACCGAGCCGGGCGCCTCCGGAGCGCCCCGGCAGACGCTCTCGCTGACCGACGCCGGGCGAGCCGAACTGCTGCGGCGGCTGCGCGAACCGGCTCCGGGCGAGATCAGCGACCGGAACAAGTACTTCACGCTGCTGGCGTTCCTGCGGCACCTGCCGGACCAGGCCGAGCGGGACGCCGTGTTACAGCGGCGGCTGGACTTCCTCGACGCGCCCGCCCGCTTCTTCTCTGCCGGCGGCAAGACGATGCGGTCGAGCGACCTCGCGGACCCCTACCGGCGCGGGATGATCGAGATCGCGAAGGCGACCCGGGACGCCGAACGGGCGTGGCTGCGGAGCGAGCTGGGATCTTGA
- a CDS encoding CGNR zinc finger domain-containing protein, whose protein sequence is MDTPADLLLLRDFLNTLDQRAFRRRGVDFTGGSTGGEDLPTAAALGRWLAERDLLPATARVSSADLTRARELRSALRDAVTPGGVPDDGVLTSFSLRASVDSTGEVRLVPAASGVEGALAGLVAIGVRATAAGTWRRLRACAAPECRWVFYDDSRNGAGRWCSMSSCGNRVKTARYRARKAVS, encoded by the coding sequence GTGGACACGCCGGCCGATCTTCTCCTGCTCCGGGACTTCCTCAATACGCTGGACCAGCGGGCGTTCCGGCGGCGAGGTGTCGACTTCACCGGCGGCTCAACCGGCGGCGAGGACCTGCCGACAGCGGCCGCCCTCGGCCGGTGGCTCGCCGAACGGGACCTGCTCCCGGCGACCGCCCGGGTCTCGTCAGCCGACCTCACTCGGGCGCGAGAACTTCGGTCGGCTCTGCGTGACGCGGTCACGCCGGGCGGCGTACCGGACGACGGCGTTCTCACGTCGTTTTCGCTGCGAGCGTCAGTGGACTCGACCGGCGAGGTACGCCTCGTCCCGGCGGCGTCCGGAGTGGAGGGTGCGCTCGCCGGACTCGTCGCGATCGGCGTACGCGCCACCGCCGCCGGAACCTGGCGACGGCTGCGCGCCTGCGCCGCACCGGAATGCCGCTGGGTGTTCTACGACGACTCGCGCAACGGGGCCGGGCGCTGGTGCTCGATGTCGTCGTGTGGCAACCGCGTCAAGACCGCTCGCTATCGGGCGCGCAAAGCGGTCTCCTAG
- a CDS encoding ABC transporter permease — MTPNRTLRHGTALAWRNLVKFRHTPDQLLDITLMPITFVLMFVFLFGNAVSGDWHAYLQFVIPGIAVQALMFATLGSAISLNTDIRTGVYDRLRSLPIARSAPLIGHILGDTVKYALAVLLVFGVGAALGFRVHNGLAGVGAAAALMLVFALAVCWIATLIGVVARAAETVQALSLVLIFPLTFGSNVFVPTGKLPGWLQSWVKINPVTQVSDALRGLLLGTPVGPAVTRSLLWSAAIMALFAPLAVLAYRRGPR, encoded by the coding sequence ATGACCCCGAACCGCACGCTGCGGCACGGCACCGCACTGGCCTGGCGCAACCTGGTGAAGTTCCGGCACACGCCCGATCAGCTGCTCGACATCACGCTGATGCCGATCACGTTCGTGCTCATGTTCGTCTTCCTCTTCGGCAACGCAGTCTCCGGGGACTGGCACGCGTACCTGCAGTTCGTCATTCCCGGCATCGCCGTGCAGGCATTGATGTTCGCCACCCTCGGCAGCGCGATCTCGTTGAACACCGACATCCGCACCGGCGTCTACGATCGGCTCCGCAGCCTGCCCATCGCCCGCTCGGCCCCGCTGATCGGGCACATCCTCGGCGACACCGTGAAGTACGCACTCGCCGTGCTGCTCGTCTTCGGCGTCGGGGCCGCGCTCGGCTTCCGCGTACACAATGGACTAGCCGGAGTGGGCGCGGCGGCGGCGCTGATGCTGGTGTTCGCGCTGGCCGTCTGCTGGATCGCGACCCTGATCGGCGTCGTCGCCCGGGCGGCCGAGACGGTGCAGGCGCTCAGCCTGGTCCTGATCTTCCCGCTCACCTTCGGCAGCAACGTGTTCGTGCCGACCGGGAAGCTGCCCGGCTGGCTGCAGTCCTGGGTGAAGATCAATCCCGTGACGCAGGTGTCGGACGCCCTGCGGGGGCTGTTGCTCGGCACGCCCGTTGGCCCGGCCGTCACGCGGTCGCTGCTCTGGAGCGCCGCGATCATGGCGCTCTTCGCACCGCTGGCGGTCCTGGCGTATCGACGAGGGCCTCGCTGA
- a CDS encoding alpha/beta fold hydrolase — translation MTVEYTHNGSAKIAYETFGDPSGEPLLLIMGLDFQMVYWPDDFCRMLVDRGFFVARFDNRDAGLSEHFASAQQRHPIAALFRRDRTPAYTGADMVGDGLAVMDALGWKSAHVAGASLGSFLAVATALGHPDRVRSLALLLATPSGISASLRYIQFGFIAKMGKIKHPDTDEGAIQTLVDISRAQSSPGNPVDLTWAREVAEVAHSRAPRDQSGTQRQLAAVRSYPGLAARRLALSAPTIIVNGADDPLLRGPAAARALAKAIPGATAKIVPDMGHDLPAALWSELADDIAANAGVSHSS, via the coding sequence ATGACGGTCGAATACACCCACAACGGGTCCGCGAAGATCGCGTACGAGACCTTCGGCGACCCGTCCGGCGAGCCCCTGCTGCTGATCATGGGCCTGGATTTCCAGATGGTGTACTGGCCCGACGACTTCTGCCGGATGTTGGTCGACCGCGGCTTCTTCGTCGCACGGTTCGACAACCGCGACGCTGGGCTGTCCGAGCATTTCGCCTCGGCGCAGCAGCGGCACCCGATCGCCGCCCTGTTCCGCCGCGACCGGACGCCCGCCTACACCGGTGCGGACATGGTCGGCGACGGGCTGGCCGTCATGGACGCGCTCGGCTGGAAGTCCGCCCACGTCGCCGGGGCCTCGCTCGGCAGCTTCCTCGCCGTCGCCACCGCGCTGGGCCACCCCGACCGCGTACGCAGCCTGGCCCTGCTTCTGGCGACGCCGTCCGGCATCTCGGCGTCGCTGCGCTACATCCAGTTCGGCTTCATCGCCAAGATGGGCAAGATCAAGCACCCGGACACCGACGAGGGCGCGATCCAGACGCTGGTCGACATCTCCCGGGCACAGTCGTCGCCCGGCAACCCGGTCGACCTGACCTGGGCTCGGGAGGTCGCCGAGGTGGCGCACAGCCGGGCGCCTCGCGACCAATCCGGTACGCAGCGCCAGCTGGCCGCCGTACGGTCGTACCCGGGCCTGGCGGCCCGCCGCCTCGCGCTCTCGGCGCCGACGATCATCGTCAACGGCGCGGACGATCCGCTCCTGCGCGGCCCGGCCGCCGCGCGGGCGCTCGCGAAGGCGATCCCGGGCGCGACGGCGAAGATCGTGCCGGACATGGGCCACGATCTGCCCGCCGCACTGTGGTCCGAGCTCGCCGACGACATTGCGGCTAATGCGGGTGTGAGTCACTCTTCGTGA
- a CDS encoding DUF2218 domain-containing protein, giving the protein MPTSIANVATDAAPRYAKQLAAHLGRRSAIEELADGGYRITLTAGAGVLEPRADKLVMRASAPDDESLAVVQDVLGRHLERFGQRRELVVTWESAG; this is encoded by the coding sequence ATGCCCACTTCGATCGCCAACGTCGCGACCGACGCCGCTCCTCGCTACGCCAAGCAGCTCGCCGCACACCTGGGCCGCCGCTCGGCGATCGAGGAGCTGGCCGACGGCGGCTACCGGATCACCCTGACCGCCGGCGCCGGCGTCCTCGAACCGCGAGCAGACAAGCTCGTGATGCGGGCGAGCGCGCCCGACGACGAGAGCCTGGCCGTCGTGCAGGACGTGCTCGGCCGGCATCTGGAGCGCTTCGGCCAGCGCCGCGAACTCGTCGTGACCTGGGAATCCGCAGGCTGA
- a CDS encoding nuclear transport factor 2 family protein, which produces MDTTEETRRTALDYVDSLERRDWPRWSALLADDVVYEMPQTRERIHGRDGFAQFNVDYPGDWHLAVRRVVADGRYAALWLDVRVAEDRMDACVWLEIGADGTITKVTDYWPDPYEPPAGREHLVERY; this is translated from the coding sequence GTGGACACCACCGAGGAGACCCGGCGTACCGCCCTTGACTATGTGGACAGCCTGGAGCGGCGGGACTGGCCGCGCTGGTCGGCGTTGCTGGCCGATGACGTCGTGTACGAGATGCCGCAGACCCGGGAACGTATCCACGGGCGGGACGGGTTCGCCCAGTTCAACGTCGACTACCCCGGCGACTGGCATCTGGCCGTCCGCCGAGTCGTGGCCGACGGGCGGTACGCCGCACTGTGGCTCGACGTCCGGGTCGCCGAGGACCGGATGGACGCCTGCGTCTGGCTGGAGATCGGGGCCGACGGGACGATCACGAAGGTCACCGACTACTGGCCGGATCCCTATGAGCCGCCCGCCGGTCGCGAGCACCTCGTCGAGCGGTACTAG
- a CDS encoding cellulase family glycosylhydrolase — protein sequence MTLTRRHLLTAAGVAASAALVPGVAHAAGTPGRPSAQSVVDAMQPGWNLGNTFDATGADETSWGNPQVTRELIRAVKANGFNSIRIPVTWVQHLDSANVIDPAYLARVQEVVGWALAERLYVLINVHHDSWQWVMTMPTDHDAVLARFTAIWTQVAEAFRNASPRLLFESVNEPFFNGSSGDAQNATLMNELNTTFHQVVRASGGPNATRLLVLPTLHTSPDQPRVDELTATVTALGDPNLVATVHFYGFWPFSVNIAGFTRFDATVQKDLTDIFDRVHNAYVANGIPVIIGEYGLLGFDRSLNVIEQGEKLKFFEFLGYYARQQRITTMWWDNGQHLNRTTFQWSDPDLAAQIKSSWCVRSATAATDLVFVGKSAPAADQTVTLNLNGAKLTGIFDDRKRLVPGRDYVLSGDQLTFPAAALARLTGDQAYGVNAVLSARFDRGVPWKFRVITNDLPVLQSATGTTSAFKLPAAFNGDLVATMEAKYADGSYAGPQNWTSYKEFAITFSPDYAANTIALTDTFFTEVADDAPVTLTFHFWSGATVQYTVARSGGAVTGTA from the coding sequence ATGACCCTCACCAGAAGACACCTGTTGACGGCGGCCGGCGTGGCGGCGTCGGCCGCCTTGGTCCCCGGCGTCGCCCACGCCGCGGGCACCCCCGGCCGCCCGAGCGCGCAGTCCGTGGTGGACGCCATGCAGCCCGGCTGGAACCTCGGCAACACCTTCGACGCGACCGGCGCCGACGAGACCTCGTGGGGCAACCCGCAGGTGACCCGGGAGCTGATCCGGGCGGTCAAAGCCAACGGCTTCAACAGCATCCGCATCCCGGTCACCTGGGTCCAGCACCTGGACTCGGCGAACGTCATCGACCCCGCGTACCTGGCCCGCGTCCAGGAGGTCGTCGGCTGGGCGCTGGCCGAGCGGCTCTACGTCCTGATCAACGTGCACCACGACTCGTGGCAGTGGGTCATGACCATGCCCACCGACCACGACGCCGTCCTGGCCCGGTTCACCGCGATCTGGACGCAGGTCGCGGAGGCCTTCCGCAACGCCTCGCCGCGCCTGCTCTTCGAGAGCGTCAACGAGCCGTTCTTCAACGGCAGCTCCGGCGACGCGCAGAACGCCACGCTCATGAACGAGCTGAACACCACGTTCCACCAGGTCGTACGCGCGTCGGGTGGACCGAACGCGACCCGGTTGCTGGTGCTGCCGACCCTGCACACCTCGCCGGATCAGCCGCGGGTCGACGAGCTGACCGCCACGGTGACCGCGCTCGGCGACCCGAACCTCGTGGCGACCGTCCACTTCTACGGGTTCTGGCCGTTCAGCGTGAACATCGCCGGCTTCACCAGATTCGACGCGACGGTCCAGAAGGATCTGACCGACATCTTCGACCGGGTGCACAACGCGTACGTGGCCAACGGAATCCCGGTCATCATCGGCGAGTACGGACTGCTCGGCTTCGACCGGAGCCTGAACGTCATCGAGCAGGGCGAGAAACTGAAGTTCTTCGAGTTCCTCGGCTACTACGCCCGGCAGCAGCGGATCACCACGATGTGGTGGGACAACGGCCAGCACCTCAACCGGACGACGTTCCAGTGGAGCGACCCCGATCTGGCCGCCCAGATCAAGTCCAGCTGGTGCGTACGCTCGGCGACGGCCGCCACCGATCTCGTCTTCGTCGGCAAGTCCGCCCCGGCGGCGGATCAGACGGTGACACTGAACCTCAACGGCGCCAAGCTCACCGGCATCTTCGACGACCGCAAGCGCCTCGTCCCGGGCAGGGACTACGTCCTGTCCGGCGATCAGCTCACCTTCCCGGCCGCAGCGCTGGCCCGGCTGACCGGCGACCAGGCGTACGGGGTGAACGCGGTGCTGTCGGCCCGCTTCGATCGGGGCGTGCCGTGGAAGTTCCGGGTGATCACGAACGACCTTCCGGTCCTCCAGAGCGCGACCGGGACGACGAGCGCGTTCAAGCTCCCGGCGGCGTTCAACGGTGACCTCGTGGCGACCATGGAGGCCAAGTACGCCGACGGCTCGTACGCGGGCCCGCAGAACTGGACCTCCTACAAGGAGTTCGCGATCACCTTCTCGCCCGACTACGCGGCGAACACGATCGCGCTGACGGATACCTTCTTCACCGAGGTCGCCGACGACGCTCCGGTGACGCTGACCTTCCACTTCTGGAGCGGCGCGACCGTCCAGTACACAGTGGCCCGGTCCGGCGGCGCGGTCACCGGCACCGCCTGA
- a CDS encoding O-methyltransferase, with translation MSIGGTSGYTDLTALPELVAQAVRLGAELGFDKSCRPEQGRLLHALAAGAAQSIGETGTGCGVGLAWLVSARRPGVRVVSVERDARLVEHVRRLFDGVPDVAIVHGDWTDVYAHGPFDLLVLDGGGNAKGGGAADPARLVRPGGVLVVDDFTPATEWPPTHAGQPDEARLHWLSHPELAAIEVRLAPDLASVVATRRLSRPAETA, from the coding sequence GTGTCGATCGGCGGAACGAGCGGCTACACCGACCTGACAGCCTTGCCGGAGTTGGTCGCGCAGGCAGTACGCCTCGGGGCGGAACTCGGGTTCGACAAGTCGTGCCGTCCTGAGCAAGGTCGCCTACTGCACGCCCTGGCTGCCGGAGCGGCGCAGAGTATCGGCGAGACCGGCACCGGTTGCGGAGTCGGGCTCGCCTGGCTCGTCAGCGCCCGCCGGCCGGGCGTACGCGTCGTCTCCGTCGAGCGGGACGCTCGCCTGGTCGAGCACGTGCGACGGCTGTTCGACGGCGTACCGGACGTGGCGATCGTCCACGGCGACTGGACCGATGTGTACGCCCACGGCCCGTTCGACCTGCTGGTCCTCGACGGCGGCGGCAACGCCAAGGGCGGCGGCGCGGCCGACCCCGCGCGCCTGGTCCGGCCGGGTGGCGTACTCGTGGTCGACGACTTCACTCCGGCGACCGAGTGGCCGCCGACGCACGCCGGGCAGCCGGATGAGGCTCGCCTGCACTGGCTGAGCCACCCGGAGCTGGCCGCGATCGAGGTACGCCTGGCCCCCGACCTGGCGAGCGTAGTCGCGACCCGCCGCCTCAGTCGGCCGGCCGAGACGGCCTGA
- a CDS encoding TetR/AcrR family transcriptional regulator: MPKKVDHEQRRSHIVEALLRIAGERGLEAVSLREVAAEAGVSMGAVQHYFASKDEMLRYAMQHWLSFTVHQRFTRAVQARLAGADVSDPAVVLHAVAAAYLPHDEESRANAKVALAFIGRAADEPAIAEALRPAHAGLLDVVGRILSGGAPGVGEPLTGRPAPDGVRRFIALLDGLRLHVLAGAVAYEDALGLLDRYLSEALVDTPGPPAVRRAP; encoded by the coding sequence ATGCCGAAGAAGGTCGACCACGAGCAACGAAGGTCACACATCGTCGAAGCGCTGCTGCGGATAGCCGGGGAGCGTGGGCTGGAGGCCGTCTCCCTACGGGAAGTGGCGGCGGAGGCGGGCGTCTCGATGGGTGCGGTGCAGCACTACTTCGCGTCCAAGGACGAGATGCTCCGGTACGCCATGCAGCACTGGCTGTCGTTCACGGTGCACCAGCGCTTCACCCGTGCGGTGCAGGCCCGGCTCGCCGGCGCGGACGTGTCCGATCCCGCCGTCGTGCTGCACGCGGTGGCGGCGGCGTACCTGCCGCATGACGAGGAGAGCCGGGCGAACGCGAAGGTGGCGCTGGCCTTCATCGGGCGGGCCGCCGACGAACCGGCGATCGCCGAAGCCCTGCGTCCGGCGCACGCGGGGCTGCTCGACGTCGTCGGCCGCATCCTGAGCGGCGGCGCGCCGGGGGTGGGGGAGCCGTTGACCGGTCGGCCCGCCCCCGACGGCGTACGCCGTTTCATCGCGCTCCTCGACGGACTGCGCCTGCACGTGCTGGCCGGCGCGGTCGCGTACGAGGACGCGCTGGGGCTGCTGGATCGCTACCTCAGCGAGGCCCTCGTCGATACGCCAGGACCGCCAGCGGTGCGAAGAGCGCCATGA
- a CDS encoding Uma2 family endonuclease produces the protein MTADESAGERAYPERGRERPLLTLDLTPAEWTVEDIEKLPHDGNRYELHEGSLVIMSPAILWHNHVASRLTWLFERADRLAFSEVGIKFGDRSTRIADVAVFASQPDMRRAHHPPAAIAIAVEIVSPESEERDVGSKPAKYAAAGIPEYWLVRFPVDDNVRDADITRFTLNDGRYLQVAEYRLSDLEKTGLPAD, from the coding sequence GTGACCGCAGACGAATCGGCTGGTGAGCGGGCCTACCCTGAGCGCGGAAGGGAGCGCCCGTTGCTCACATTGGACCTCACACCGGCCGAATGGACGGTGGAGGACATCGAGAAGCTTCCTCACGACGGCAATCGTTACGAGTTGCACGAGGGAAGCCTGGTCATCATGTCCCCCGCCATCCTTTGGCACAATCACGTCGCGAGCCGCCTGACCTGGCTCTTCGAGCGGGCCGACCGGCTGGCGTTCAGCGAGGTTGGGATCAAGTTCGGCGATCGCAGCACCCGCATCGCGGACGTCGCCGTGTTCGCGAGTCAGCCCGACATGCGGCGGGCCCACCACCCGCCGGCGGCGATCGCGATCGCGGTGGAGATCGTGTCGCCGGAGTCCGAGGAACGGGACGTCGGCTCCAAGCCCGCGAAGTACGCCGCCGCCGGAATCCCCGAGTACTGGCTGGTCCGGTTCCCGGTCGACGACAACGTCAGGGATGCCGACATCACCCGGTTCACGCTGAACGACGGCCGCTATCTCCAGGTCGCCGAGTACCGGCTGTCCGACCTGGAGAAGACCGGACTTCCCGCGGACTAG